Proteins encoded together in one Hevea brasiliensis isolate MT/VB/25A 57/8 chromosome 16, ASM3005281v1, whole genome shotgun sequence window:
- the LOC110634455 gene encoding nudix hydrolase 8 isoform X2 yields MELKLLDSKSVSLSEIALVGRTYSSPFSSLGHVAGVRFSPELGSCRGIFLKVSSSSTSNELDAFDDEYGGVVVDSNCLPKNSDDFAASLHFSLAHWKIRGKKGIWLKLPVERSELVPIAVKEGFQYHHAEPAYLMLTYWLPEEPCMLPANATHQVGVGGFVINDNNEVLVVQEKFCAPSFLGLWKIPTGFIHESEEIYTGAVREVKEETGIDTEFIEVVAFRHAHNLAFDKSDLFFVCMLKPLSTQFIVDDLEIQAAKWMPLLEFVEQPLIQGDSMFKKIIDICIARLGKRYCGLSAHHLVSKFDGRLSCLYYNVIDSANDNCRGT; encoded by the exons ATGGAGTTGAAATTGCTTGATTCTAAATCGGTGTCCTTATCCGAGATAGCTCTCGTGGGAAGGACATACTCGAGTCCATTTTCGAGTTTAGGGCATGTGGCAGGTGTTAGATTCTCTCCAGAGCTCGGTTCTTGCAGAG GGATATTTCTGAAGGTGTCTAGTTCAAGTACTTCAAATG AGCTTGATGCGTTTGACGATGAGTATGGTGGTGTAGTTGTTGATTCAAATTGTCTACCAAAGAATTCAGATGACTTTGCTGCTTCTCTTCATTTTTCGCTTGCTCATTGGAAAATAAGG GGAAAGAAGGGAATTTGGCTTAAGTTGCCAGTGGAGCGATCAGAGCTTGTTCCCATTGCTGTAAAG GAAGGTTTCCAGTATCACCATGCAGAGCCAGCATATTTGATGTTGACTTACTGGCTTCCTGAAGAACCTTGTATGCTTCCTGCTAATGCTACACATCAAGTAGGGGTGGGGGGATTTGTCATCAATGACAACAATGAG GTTCTTGTAGTACAAGAGAAATTCTGTGCTCCATCCTTTTTGGGTCTTTGGAAAATTCCAACTGGTTTCATTCATGAG TCAGAGGAGATTTACACAGGAGCTGTGAGAGAAGTCAAGGAGGAAACTGGT ATTGATACTGAGTTCATTGAAGTTGTGGCATTCAG GCATGCTCACAATTTGGCTTTTGACAAGTCAGATTTGTTCTTTGTTTGCATGTTGAAACCCTTATCAACTCAGTTCATTGTTGACGATCTTGAAATTCAAGCAGCCAAG TGGATGCCCTTACTTGAGTTTGTGGAGCAGCCATTGATTCAAGGAGACAGCATGttcaagaaaataatagatatttgtATTGCACGGTTGGGCAAACGTTATTGTGGGTTATCTGCTCATCATTTGGTCTCCAAATTTGATGGCAGGCTATCCTGCCTATACTATAATGTTATCGACTCTGCAAATGACAACTGCAGAGGCACCTGA
- the LOC110634455 gene encoding nudix hydrolase 8 isoform X1, translated as MELKLLDSKSVSLSEIALVGRTYSSPFSSLGHVAGVRFSPELGSCRGIFLKVSSSSTSNGTYLSKKSINSADQENTVPENFLYRINGANGSNSSLFSGCMKELDAFDDEYGGVVVDSNCLPKNSDDFAASLHFSLAHWKIRGKKGIWLKLPVERSELVPIAVKEGFQYHHAEPAYLMLTYWLPEEPCMLPANATHQVGVGGFVINDNNEVLVVQEKFCAPSFLGLWKIPTGFIHESEEIYTGAVREVKEETGIDTEFIEVVAFRHAHNLAFDKSDLFFVCMLKPLSTQFIVDDLEIQAAKWMPLLEFVEQPLIQGDSMFKKIIDICIARLGKRYCGLSAHHLVSKFDGRLSCLYYNVIDSANDNCRGT; from the exons ATGGAGTTGAAATTGCTTGATTCTAAATCGGTGTCCTTATCCGAGATAGCTCTCGTGGGAAGGACATACTCGAGTCCATTTTCGAGTTTAGGGCATGTGGCAGGTGTTAGATTCTCTCCAGAGCTCGGTTCTTGCAGAG GGATATTTCTGAAGGTGTCTAGTTCAAGTACTTCAAATGGTACTTATCTTTCAAAGAAGTCTATTAATTCAGCTGACCAAGAAAATACTGTTCCTGAGAATTTTTTGTATCGGATTAATGGAGCAAATGGTTCTAATTCAAGTCTGTTTTCTGGGTGTATGAAAGAGCTTGATGCGTTTGACGATGAGTATGGTGGTGTAGTTGTTGATTCAAATTGTCTACCAAAGAATTCAGATGACTTTGCTGCTTCTCTTCATTTTTCGCTTGCTCATTGGAAAATAAGG GGAAAGAAGGGAATTTGGCTTAAGTTGCCAGTGGAGCGATCAGAGCTTGTTCCCATTGCTGTAAAG GAAGGTTTCCAGTATCACCATGCAGAGCCAGCATATTTGATGTTGACTTACTGGCTTCCTGAAGAACCTTGTATGCTTCCTGCTAATGCTACACATCAAGTAGGGGTGGGGGGATTTGTCATCAATGACAACAATGAG GTTCTTGTAGTACAAGAGAAATTCTGTGCTCCATCCTTTTTGGGTCTTTGGAAAATTCCAACTGGTTTCATTCATGAG TCAGAGGAGATTTACACAGGAGCTGTGAGAGAAGTCAAGGAGGAAACTGGT ATTGATACTGAGTTCATTGAAGTTGTGGCATTCAG GCATGCTCACAATTTGGCTTTTGACAAGTCAGATTTGTTCTTTGTTTGCATGTTGAAACCCTTATCAACTCAGTTCATTGTTGACGATCTTGAAATTCAAGCAGCCAAG TGGATGCCCTTACTTGAGTTTGTGGAGCAGCCATTGATTCAAGGAGACAGCATGttcaagaaaataatagatatttgtATTGCACGGTTGGGCAAACGTTATTGTGGGTTATCTGCTCATCATTTGGTCTCCAAATTTGATGGCAGGCTATCCTGCCTATACTATAATGTTATCGACTCTGCAAATGACAACTGCAGAGGCACCTGA